A region of the Salvelinus namaycush isolate Seneca chromosome 13, SaNama_1.0, whole genome shotgun sequence genome:
ttTTATTtcgatttcatgtaatggacatacaaaaaaatatgaaaaaaaatgatttaaaaaaaaataacttgtttcaaaaacttaaaaaaaaaatgtacaacggaaaagtggtgcgtgcatatgtattcaccccctttgctatgaagcccctaaataagatctggtacaaccaattaccttcagaaggaACATAAttagtccacctgtgtgcaatctaagtgtcacatgatctgtcacatgatcttatCTTATATCTTATTagacaccactaagcaagcggcaccatgaagaccaaggagctctccaaacagatcagggacaaagttgtggagaagttcagatcagggttgggttataaaaaaatatcagaaactttgaacatcccacggagcaccgttaaatccattatttaaaagagttatgaatagttatgcacgatcaagttttccgtttttttgtctcatttcttgtttgtttcagcccccaaaaaatattttacatcttcaaagtggtaggcatgttgtgtaaatcgaatgataaaaataaaaaataaaaatctattttaattccaggttgtaaggcaacaaaataggaaaaatgcctaggaggtgaatactttcacaagccactgtacacTATAGTAAGTTATACAGGTATACTATAGTAAGTTATATAGATATACTATAGTAAGTTATACAGATATACTATAGTAAGTTATACAGATATACTATAGTAAGTTATACAGGTACACTATAGTAAGTTATACAGATATACTATAGTAAGTTATACAGGTACACTATAGTAAGTTATACAGTGTTAGGTTTAAATTTTCAGAGTAAAAACTTGACGGACACTAAGTCTATTCAtcccagaggatcaatacagctgcattagacaacaccgtttcacacaagcactgatattttaCCCTTCCTcctaggctgagtctcctcccacacatctgaacagccaatgcatccctgttgctagacagaaccttagtgatatctCTTCTTCCTCTTTTCATCTGACCTCTAACCCAAAGTGCTCACTCTTCTTATCAATGTCTGACACACGTGATCGCTTTCCTAGCACTcaacacattccaagcttaattgcaccCACTATATACAGGTACCTTCCTCCTATAGAacaccattaacttctggtgtagaccctctaacCCTAAGCACTCAATATTTCAATAGTATACCTGATAATAACCCTGTCCCAAGTTTAGGAGTTAGTACCCAGAATCCGTCAACAGATACGCTATAGTAAGTTATACAGATATACTATAGTAAGTTATACAGATATACTATAGTAAGTTATACAGGTACACAATAGTAAGTTATACAGGTACACTATAGTAGGTTATACAGATATACTATAGTAAGTTATACAGGTACACTATAGTAGGTTATACAGATATACTATAGTAAGTTATACAGATATACTATAGTAAGTTATACAGATATAATATAGTAGGTTATACAGCTATACTATAGTAGGTTATACAGATATAATATAGTAAGTATTACAGATATACTATAGTAAGTATTACAGATATACTATAGTAGGTTATACAGATATACTATAGTAAGTTATACAGATATAATATAGTAAGTTATACAGATATACTATAGTAGGTTATACAGGTATAATATAGTAAGTTATACAGATATACTATAGTAAGTATTACAGATATACTATAGTAAGTTATACAGGTACACTATAGTAAGTTATACAGATATAATATAGTAAGTTATACAGATATACTATAGTAAGTATTACAGATATACTATAGTAGGTTATACAGGTATAATATAGTAAGTTATACAGATATACTATAGTAAGTATTACAGATATACTATAGTAAGTTATACAGGTACACTATAGTAAGTTATACAGATATAATATAGTAAGTTATACAGATATAATATAGTAGGTTAAACAGGTACACTATAGTAAGTATTACAGGTACACTATAGTAAGTATTACAGATATACTATAGTAAGTATTACAGATATACTATAGTAAGTTATACAGGTACACTATAGTAAGTTATACAGATATAATATAGTAAGTTATACAGATATAATATAGTAAGTATTACAGGTACACTATAGTAAGTATTACAGATATACTATAGTAAGTTATACAGGTACACTATAGTAAGTTATACAGATATAATATAGTAAGTTATACAGATATAATATAGTAAGTTATACAGATATAATATAGTGCAGTATACGACTCACCTGGTTCTTCTGCAGTGTTTTCAGGTTCAGGTTCAGGACAGCAATGGATCATCTTCCTCCATGGCTTCCTGAAGTTGGGGTCTGCAGTAACAAAACAGTATGCCCACTTTTACAATAAATAACTCTACCTTGATCCTTATTGAGTTACACAACACCAGCTTACTACTGTAAGTAAATTCACAATGAAAAGAATGAGACTCACATTTTAAACAGAGAAAGACCGCAATCAACAATGTGACCAATAGACAAACTGCCGGCAGGATAAATTTCAGTAAATGGCTTCCCTCTTTGGCTGTAAAGACACAATGTGAAGACCATGTTGTACATGAACAAGAAAACATGAATGCTGTGATTTAGTTTTCTCCTGGAAATGACTAATCTAACATGTTCCCTTAGTTGTATACCGTTTGCTTATCCTGGTGTTGACAAAGACAAAACATAGACATTTATGGAGCTCATTTAAAACGATCACAACTGAGCCTATCCACTAGGGGGCGGTGTCTGAGCTCCATTGGGTTTGAGCTGTACTTGCTTGCACCTCTGTCTGACCTGTGACATCTACACATTTGTCATGTGACCTGAAACATTTGACAGACATCATGCAATGCAGCTCCTCTAGTTGAGGTGAAATGGTCTCGTTTACTGGTCTAAATCTGATTAAAATCTTTGTAATTACAGCAGTGTAACTGAAGTGAGTCGGCCTCACTGTCTCTGTACATTCACTGGATGGTAGAACTCACAGGCTTGTATGACGATAAAGTCACTCTGGGTCTCATTGAGGATGGGGTTGTAGATACTGCAGGTTATATGTTGTCCCTCTGTCACATTCACTCGACTACTGATGTTGTACGTTCCTGTTCCAGGATCCTGGGTAGTCTTGTTGACAGCCTCCTGAGGCTCCAGAGTACGGTTATGGGTCCTCCATGTCACCTGGTATTCAGGGAAGCCTCCGTGGGTGCTGCACACAAGCGTCATGTCTGTGACGTTTAATGTCAGCTTGGGCTTTTGGTAACTCGCTGCAGGGAGCACAATGGGACAAAGCCAGAACGGGCGTAATTATGAGACAGATGCATTGATAGTTAATGGAGATGTTTCCAGAACAGGATATGATTTTTATATTATGAGCTAAAGCACCATTATGTTCCAGTCCCACCCAACATGAGCCTGATTTAACAATATCTCTCTAAGCTATAGCCTACCTGTTACATTGACAGTGATTTGGCACTCTTTTGATGTTGCGCCATTGATTATTAGAATAACATCGCAGGTCAGGCGATTGTCTCGGACATTGACTGGGTTGAGCAGGAGTGACAGATTTCCAGAAGCCAACTGATCTGTGTTAattgttgttctgttgttgtaCAAAGGGTGTTGGTGGTCATACTCCTCGTTTCCATCTTTGAAAACATGCAGCACTCTGGGGATTAAATCTTGCCAGTATATTCGGGTTTTTGTTGGGTAGTTGGGAGTTGCCAATTTGGAGCGACCACAGGGCAGAAGGACGGGCTGTCCGATGATTCCAACGACGGTTTTCTTCTTCGGGTGTGTTGATGAAACTACTGAAATAACTTTCCAAACATAGAGGCAATAGTTAGTTCAAACGGAACTCCACATTTACCATGCTAATAAGACATTTTCTGTTTGACCCATCGGAGAACTTTCACTGTGATGTATCGAAATTGAGGCCTCAAAGAGATGACATGTCTGGTGCAGATTAAAAAAGGGAAATGGACCTGGCATATTATTTAAGTACTACAACTACAAGCCTGGGACTTTCCTGCCTCTCTCTATTCCCAGTTGTGACTCAGAGTTGGTTGAGTCGGGCTGGTGGTTCCCTGCTCACCCTGCTGTTGGGAAACTTCTCAGGCCGACTCAACCAACTGCTGGAAGTTCCTTTCACCCATTTTTTCCAACATTGGATTCCACTCTGAAAGCACTATTGTGTTAGAGAGGAGTAGCTAGCGATTATACAGAAAGAAGTTCACATAGAATATGGTAAACCATTTGGGCTCaggagtggcgcagcagtctaaagcactgcatctcagtgcaagaggcgacactacagtccctggtttgaatccaggctgaatcacatccggccgtgattgggagtccaatagggcagcacataattggcccagcgtcgtccgggtttagccggggtaggccgtcattgtaaataggaatttgttcctaactgacttgcctagttttaaAAACATGCTTTCCATGTCTGCTACAGCTGCGGGATGCTTTCTGTTCAAATATTGGACTAATTTTGACTTCAATAGAAATGCATAGTCTTCATTTGTCTGAATAAGATACAGGCCTACTGTTCTGTCACAATTCAAGAGCCAGGTAACCAAGGTGTTGGTAGGGCTATCTAATCTAGTGTAAACCTGGCTACAGCAGAGGACCTGCCTCTGCTTACGGCTCCACCGTAGATGTGGTTGATAACAGCGAGCGAGAGGTCGTGACTCCGTAAAAACGTCCAGCTCTGATTAGAATCAGACACAGCTAATAGTTCATCATATTTTATAAGAACAAGTTGAAATGATTATAAATAGTCAATCACCATACGGTAATAGATGACGTGGTGCTGTATCCCCTAAGCTGTTAATGTTCACAACTCTATCACCCTCCTAGTGAGAACTACTGTCTCCAGAACTCTGTCTCAGAGTGAACACTCCTGTGTCTGTGAGAGGTGTACGCCACATCCTGCCAGAGCTCATTGACaaatgtacaaaaacaaaacaacaaaaaatgatgcTCCATTGATATGGAAAAGACACCCATATTTGCTTTTGTGCATTTGTCACatagttattttttttttaaatcatgccCGTGGGGACACACTACATCGATTTTGCAGTTCTGAAGAAATCCACCCGCTAAAATCCGAAAGGTCGACGTCTTCATTGACGTCAAACAGCTTTCACAATCCAAGACCAGTTTTATAGTGAGActtccttttttttcttcttcttccctttctgataACAAGGTTGTCCTTACTAACACCGGTTTGGACAATGAAATCTACAGAGTCAGTATGTGTAGCCGCATGGTGCTCAGCTCATAGTGTACACTAGATAGAAACCAGAGCGGCTGCTGGCCTATAACCTCGTGGCTGTCTATATTGATGAATGAAAACAGTAGTGAACTTAGCTGTGGAAACTTACCATACAGCAGAACAACTAAGATAATCCCAACAGCCATTTTGAGATGAATGCAGACCATTCTAAGGGAAGAAATCAGTAGCAAAATAGTTAAATGAACAACATTGTCTATTAAATGGGAAGTTTATGCAAGTCCAAAAGGAAAGGAAGGAGGAGATTTCATAAAGAAGTGGATACCATTTCATTCTGAAGTGACAATCACATTCAGCATAGTCTGTATATACCATGTCAAATAGCCTGTCGGCTATCACCCTCAGTAGCAAGAACTTTGACACATTGGCACGTTGACACTGCAACTGTGTATTTTTTATCTAaccttttttaactaggcaagtcagttaagaacaaattcttatttacaatgacggcctacaaaaGTTAATATATAACTTTTCTTAACATAACTGACACATTGTTGTTGAGCTACTGCTGAGCTTTGTTATTCCTTTTCTAGTTTGATTTAAAAAGCTGATATGGACAAGATATGGGAGCTTCACAGAGAAACGTTCAACTTTAAACACAAACAAAAGTTACAAGGAAGTTGATTTCAAGCCAGCTTTCAGTTCATCAAAGAAGCAAACACTTCTTTATAAGATCATAGAAGAGTTTTTAAAAAGCATTCCCATATCCTCATGTAGCACACTACCAAGAGGAAGAACTCACCAGTAGACGGAAGCCTTTACAGATGATAATCCTGCCTGTGTCCTGACGGATCAGACTGGCAGACAGAATGAACTTTGGTGATGATACGCCTCTGCTATGAATGAGCCAcacccctctcctccagtcaCCAAGACGAGGCTTTTTGATTTTGGATCAGCCTCAAATCTTTTGCGCTGCTGAaatggtgtaaaaaaataaataattgtagtCAACTGACTGCGCAACTTGCGAGACATAGCACCATTCTGAGAAGTGGCCGAGCATCGCTCCTCTGTGCAAAGGCagcactacaccactgactgtaAACAGGAAGCTCAAACTTCCCAATTCTACCAGTTAAATGAAAATGCACTCGTTCTAGCTTGTGGTTTGGATAATGTTTATGATAAAAACGTGGTGTTGCCATGACAGAACCAAATTCCCCTTTAAGGCGTCCTCATGCTTCCCATCCAAAACAGTTCAGAACAGTTCAtttatacactaccagtcaaaagttatttttactattttctacattgtggcaaccaaaaaaagtgttaaatcaaattatattttagattattcaaagtaccctcactttgccttgatgacagcattgcactcttggcattttctcaaccagcttcacctggaatgcttttccaatagtcttgaaggagttcccacatatgttgagcacttgttggctactttcccttcactctgcagtcctactcttcccaaaccatctcaattggattgatgtcgagtgattgtggaggccaggtcatctgatgcagtcctccatcactctccttcttggtaaaatagcccttacacagcctgtaggtgtgttgggtcattgtcttgttgaaaaacaaattatagtcccactaagtgcacacccgatgggatggcgtatcgctgcagaatgctgtggtagccatgctggttaagtgtgccttgaattctaaataaatcactgacagtgtcaccagcatagCACcagcacaccatcacacctcctcctccatgcttcacggtggaaccacacatgcagagatcatccgttcacctactctggaTCTTACAATGACATGGAGGTTGttaacaaaaatctcaaatttggactcagaccaaaggacagatttccaccggtctaatgtccattgctcatgtttcttggccgaagcaagactcttctttttattggcattctttagtagtggtttctttgcatcaatttgaccatgaatgcctgattcacgaagtctcctctgaacagttgatgttgagatgtgactGTTACTTGAGctctgaagtatttatttgggctgcaatctgaccttatcctctgcagcagaggtaactctgggtctgcctttcctgtggcggtcctcatgagagccagtttcatcatagcgcttgatggtttttgcgactgcacttgaagaaactttcaaagttcttcaaatgttccttattgactgaccttcatgtcttaaagtaatgatggattgtcatttctcttcacttatttgagctgtttttgccataatatggacttggtcttttaccaaatagggctatcttctgtataccacccctaccttgtcacatcacaactgattggcacaaacgcattaagaaggaaagaaattccacaaattaacttttaacaaggcacacctgttaattgaaatgcattccaggttactacctcatgaagctggttgagagaatgccaagagtgtgcaaagctgtcatcaaggcaaagggcggctactttgaagaatctaaaatatattttgatttgtttaaaactttttgggttactacatgattccatatgtgttatttcatagatttgaagtattcactattattctacaatgtagaaaatagtttttaaaaaatcagaaaaacccttgaatgagtaggtgtgtccaaacttttgactggtaccataTATATTATGACAGCCTTTTGTAACATTTTAGTTCGTTTTGGTCTTAGGCAAGGTTTTTTTTCGGCTGTTCGTGCACACAAAAACATTTTTCAGATGCATCCCGGAGTCAGTAGCAGAAATCTACAACCCTTTGACAATGATTGGTCATGTcactgaccttagagatcctttttatgtctctattttggtttggtcagggcgtgagttggggtgggcattctatgttttgtgtttctatgattttctatttctatgttttgggccgggtatggttctcaatcagggacagctgtctatcgttgtctctgattgggaaccatacttaggtagctctttttccacctgtgtttgtgggaagttgatgtattagtctgtggcgacctaaatgccagaactggacacgaacctgacaccctcagcacacagggggacaaacacctgc
Encoded here:
- the LOC120058013 gene encoding CD276 antigen-like, which gives rise to MVCIHLKMAVGIILVVLLYVISVVSSTHPKKKTVVGIIGQPVLLPCGRSKLATPNYPTKTRIYWQDLIPRVLHVFKDGNEEYDHQHPLYNNRTTINTDQLASGNLSLLLNPVNVRDNRLTCDVILIINGATSKECQITVNVTASYQKPKLTLNVTDMTLVCSTHGGFPEYQVTWRTHNRTLEPQEAVNKTTQDPGTGTYNISSRVNVTEGQHITCSIYNPILNETQSDFIVIQASKEGSHLLKFILPAVCLLVTLLIAVFLCLKYPNFRKPWRKMIHCCPEPEPENTAEEPEIAELNPQQ